From the genome of Streptomyces sp. JH34:
CGCCACACCGCGGAGGCGATGCGCGCCCACGCCCGCGCCCGGGGGTCCCTCCCCGGAGGCTGGAAGCGCTGGGCGGACGAGGTCCTCCAGCCCACCGTCGACTGGAGGCGGGCGCTCGCGGGTGCCGTGCGGGAGGCCGCCGCCTGGGCGGCCGGGGCGATCGACTACACCTATCGGCGGCCGTCCCGCCGGAGCGCGGCACTGCGCGGCATCGTGCTGCCGAGCCTGCGGCGCCCCCTGCCCAGGGTTGCGGTCGTCATCGACACCTCGGGCTCGATGGGCGAGGCGGAGATCGCCACCGCACTCGCCGAGGTGACGGGCGTCCTGCGCGAGGTGGGGATCCGGGGCAACCGGGTGACGGTCCTGGCCTGCGACGCCGACGTCCAGGCGGTCTCGCGGGTGACGTCCGCCGGCCAGATCACGCTGGGCGGCGGCGGTGGCACCGACATGCGCGTCGGGATCGCGGCGGCGCTGGCGGGACCGGAACGCCCGGGCATCGTCGTCGTGCTGACGGACGGACTCACTCCGTGGCCCGACGAGACCCCCTCGTGCCGGCTCGTCGCCGCCCTCATCGGCCCGTCCGCCCCGGCCCCTCCCGCGTGGATCGAGACGGTGCGCGTCACGTAGAACGGTTCCTCGCCCCAGGCTCGGCCTGGGCACCGGACCGTGAAGGATGAGTGCGGCTACTCAGGCTCCGGGCGCCTCTCCCGCCGAGGATGGGGACCGCCATCAGATCGAGCTCAGGAGTCCGGACATGCTCAGCCGCCTCGCCGACGTCCTGGTACCCGCGTTCGGCCGTCTCACGGTCACGGCCGACGCGGACGCCGCACTCGCCCCCGGCAGCATCATCGCCGCGAACCACACCTCGCTCGCCGACCCCGCCGTGGTGCTCGCCGCACTGCACCGCCTCGGGGTCCGTCCGGTCGTCATGGCGGCCGCGGGGCTGTGGCGTGTACCGGTACTGGGCCGTGCGCTCGCCCAGGAGGGGCACATCCCGGTCCACCGCGGCGACCGGCGCGCCGCGAACGCCCTGGACGACGCGGCTGACGCGCTCGACCGCGGTCGCCTGGTCCTCATCTACGCCGAGGGCGGCATCCCGCGCCGTACGGACGCCGCGGAGGCGGCGCCCGAGGCCTTCCGCAGCGGCCTCGCCCGGCTCGCCAGGCGGACCGGGGCGCCGGTGGTGCCGGTCGGCCAGGCCGGCGCCCGCCGGGTGACCTCGGGAAGCGTGCCCAAACAGCTCGCGGGCCTGTTCACGGCGCCGATGCGCCGCCCCGGACTGCACGTGCACATCGGAGAACCGCTCGACCTGTCGGCGGACGGTGCCGACCGGACCGAGCGGGCCCGCACCGCCGTGACGGCCGCCTGGCGGACGGCCGCCACGCGGCTCGGAGAGCCCGCCGCGCTCGCCGCCTGAGGAGCGCTCCGTCCCGGGCGCCCGTCCGCATGCCGGCGCCCTTCCTCCCCAGCCCCGGCGACGCCGCCGGGGCGAGGGGCCGTCAGCCGGGCAGGACCACCGTGCGCTGGGCCGAGAAGTCGCCCCACTTCCCGTCGGGGAGCTTGGGCCGGATCTTGAGCGAGTAGCGGGTGCCGGGCGGGTCGGTCAGGGTGAGCCGGTACGTCGCCCGGCCCTCGGGCGGCGTACCGCCCCAGACGATGGTGGTGGTCAGCCTGCCGTTCAGGAACAGCTGGTACGCGGGAATCGTGCCGCCGGTGTCCGGCTGGTCCCAGGAGAGGTCGACCAGCGACTCCTCGCCCTGCACCGCAGTCGCCGTCCGCAGCCCGGTGGGCGCCGTGCTCGCGGGGGCGCCCGGCGCGGACGGGGTGGTGAGGTCGAGGGCGTCGCTGTCCGGTGAGGAGCGGTCGGCCGCGTCGCGGGCGCGGACGGTGAAGGTGTAGACCGTGCCGGGCCGCAGCCCGGTGAGGCGGGCCGTGGTCCGCGTGCC
Proteins encoded in this window:
- a CDS encoding VWA-like domain-containing protein; protein product: MPFLRAAELDTTKLLAARYRAAADRPYLASALYALTVVPSDEVPTMGVDRYWRCYVSPAFVDRTPVAELAAVWVHEVAHLLRDHHGRAGLLPAADQRDPHRVNVAQDCEINDDLIADGLPLPEGRMEPRLFGLPGGRLFEVYLAALPPSPVTQDCGSGAHGQPSPWESGDPAGHSGVGTVEAEALRRHTAEAMRAHARARGSLPGGWKRWADEVLQPTVDWRRALAGAVREAAAWAAGAIDYTYRRPSRRSAALRGIVLPSLRRPLPRVAVVIDTSGSMGEAEIATALAEVTGVLREVGIRGNRVTVLACDADVQAVSRVTSAGQITLGGGGGTDMRVGIAAALAGPERPGIVVVLTDGLTPWPDETPSCRLVAALIGPSAPAPPAWIETVRVT
- a CDS encoding lysophospholipid acyltransferase family protein produces the protein MLSRLADVLVPAFGRLTVTADADAALAPGSIIAANHTSLADPAVVLAALHRLGVRPVVMAAAGLWRVPVLGRALAQEGHIPVHRGDRRAANALDDAADALDRGRLVLIYAEGGIPRRTDAAEAAPEAFRSGLARLARRTGAPVVPVGQAGARRVTSGSVPKQLAGLFTAPMRRPGLHVHIGEPLDLSADGADRTERARTAVTAAWRTAATRLGEPAALAA